The following coding sequences are from one Epinephelus fuscoguttatus linkage group LG5, E.fuscoguttatus.final_Chr_v1 window:
- the LOC125888724 gene encoding E3 ubiquitin-protein ligase TRIM21-like, which produces MASANISPSEEQFLCSICLDVFNEPVSTPCGHNYCKGCITSYWASRNCSECPLCKENFYNVPELQVNTEFRDMVELFKMKKVAGDDSSSTAGPGDVPCDVCHGIKRKAVKSCLVCLVSYCSAHLEPHHTQALKWHELINPVKTLEDRVCKKHNKVMEFYCKKDQSCVCLICLRDDHVMHSAISLEEEFKERKTMLKFLKRQVKHTLSEKCNTTKRIQNSMMQGRQEVEKVKVETVKAFALLAASIETKKVKLIELLEEKQKAAEQHAEALIRQLQLEIAENHQMSTKLEELSSCEDNFRLLQDLPSFSPPSNTTLRITARVQRFLQAEALWSVIAKMEDMLNEQMENVIQEVNLVDKDETVEEPMKTQAVNAFDDELGKIQEQYAIEVTLDPDTAHPSLIVSGDRKQVRDGGTKRRVPDNPTRFDSFHFVLGNEGFSSGKFYYEVMLTGQTGWEVGVARESVNRKGAGLSLSPEKGCWTLGSYWGNCQANANPPVKLSLSQQLQNLGVFVDYEGGLVSFYDVDTRAVIYSFTECAFTASGTFLGNLLAFRGYNPGKTRIYPLFRPSAEWSDSAPLQITPVRCTKGK; this is translated from the coding sequence ATGGCCTCAGCCAACATTTCCCCATCCGAAGAGCAATTTTTGTGCTCAATCTGTCTGGATGTTTTCAATGAGCCCGTCTCCACTCCCTGCGGACACAACTACTGCAAGGGCTGCATCACAAGCTACTGGGCTTCCAGAAACTGCAGTGAGTGTCCACTGTGCAAGGAGAATTTCTACAATGTCCCCGAGCTGCAAGTCAACACAGAGTTCAGAGACATGGTGGAGCTTTTCAAGATGAAGAAAGTTGCAGGTGATGACAGTAGTTCCACTGCCGGGCCCGGGGATGTGCCCTGTGATGTCTGTCATGGGATAAAGCGTAAGGCTGTGAAATCCTGCCTGGTCTGTTTGGTGTCTTACTGCAGTGCTCACCTGGAGCCACATCACACTCAGGCCTTAAAGTGGCACGAGCTGATCAACCCTGTGAAGACCCTCGAGGACAGAGTGTGCAAGAAACACAACAAGGTGATGGAGTTTTACTGCAAGAAAGACCAGAGCTGTGTTTGCCTCATATGCTTGAGAGACGACCATGTGATGCATAGCGCCATCTCTTTAGAGGAGGAGTTCAAGGAGAGGAAAACTATGCTGAAGTTTCTGAAAAGGCAAGTCAAGCACACTCTAAGCGAGAAATGCAACACGACCAAGAGGATTCAAAACTCAATGATGCAAGGTCGGCAGGAAGTGGAGAAAGTGAAGGTGGAAACTGTCAAAGCCTTCGCTCTTCTGGCGGCCTCGATTGAAACCAAAAAGGTGAAGCTGATTGAGCTGTTGGAGGAGAAGCAgaaagcagcagagcagcatgcCGAAGCACTCATCAGACAACTACAGCTGGAGATTGCAGAGAACCATCAGATGAGTACCAAGCTGGAGGAGCTTTCATCATGCGAGGACAACTTTAGACTCCTCCAGGACCTCCCATCTTTCTCCCCACCTTCAAACACAACACTCCGCATTACAGCCAGAGTCCAACGCTTCCTGCAGGCAGAGGCTTTGTGGAGTGTGATAGCCAAGATGGAGGACATGCTGAATGAACAGATGGAGAACGTTATCCAGGAAGTCAATCTGGTGGATAAAGACGAGACAGTTGAGGAACCGATGAAAACCCAAGCAGTGAATGCATTTGACGATGAGCTTGGGAAAATCCAGGAGCAATATGCAATAGAAGTGACTCTGGACCCCGACACAGCACACCCCTCCCTAATTGTCTCTGGGGACAGGAAACAAGTGAGAGATGGAGGCACCAAGAGGAGAGTCCCTGACAACCCCACAAGGTTTGACTCATTCCATTTTGTCCTTGGAAATGAGGGGTTTTCCTCCGGCAAGTTTTACTATGAAGTAATGCTCACAGGGCAAACAGGATGGGAAGTCGGAGTGGCAAGAGAGTCAGTCAACAGGAAGGGTGCTGGTTTGTCCCTCAGCCCTGAAAAGGGATGCTGGACACTGGGGTCCTATTGGGGAAACTGCCAGGCTAATGCAAATCCTCCCGTCAAGCTTTCCTTGTCTCAACAGCTCCAGAACCTTGGGGTGTTTGTGGATTATGAAGGAGGGTTGGTTTCTTTCTACGACGTGGATACGAGGGCTGTGATCTACTCCtttacagaatgtgcctttacAGCAAGTGGGACATTTCTGGGTAATTTATTAGCATTCAGAGGTTACAACCCAGGAAAGACCAGGATCTACCCGTTATTCCGACCCAGTGCTGAGTGGAGTGACTCTGCTCCTCTACAGATCACTCCTGTCAGATGCACAAAAGGAAAGTAG